Proteins encoded in a region of the Vicia villosa cultivar HV-30 ecotype Madison, WI linkage group LG5, Vvil1.0, whole genome shotgun sequence genome:
- the LOC131603405 gene encoding probable polyamine transporter At3g13620, with product MGYSDDSIHQTQISIHQNLLNQTIDEEDPNPKFKSQKKLALLPLIFLIYFEVSGGPYGEEATVKAAGPFFAILGFVIFPFIWSVPEALLTAELATTFPGNGGFVIWANEAFGPFWGSLMGYWKFFCGVINLASYPVLCIDYLKLVFPVLSSGFPHYVSVFVSTCLLSFLNYSGLAIVGYTAVVLGVISLLPFVFMSLISLPKIEPSRWLSFGQEGVEKDWSLFFNTVFWNLNFWDSASTLAGEVEEPHKTFPKALFFAGLLTCLGYIVPLLAATGAMPLDQENWVDGHFANVAYLIAGNWLKYWMEIGAVLSIIGLFEAQLSSAAYQLLGMADLGFIPKIFGERSKWFNTPWMAILISTMISLAMSFLSFTEIISTVNFLYSLGMLLEFASFLKLRKKFPTMKRPYKVPLGFFGLIIMCLVPSVLLVYVMTVATKVVLVASSFLTLLGIVLYYFMNLCKSRRWIEFSGVGDKLEEDEDIVI from the coding sequence ATGGGTTATTCTGATGATTCCATTCATCAAACCCAAATTTCTATTCATCAAAATCTTCTAAACCAAACCATAGATGAAGAAGATCCAAATCCAAAATTCAAATCACAAAAAAAACTAGCCCTTCTCCCTCTAATCTTTCTCATCTACTTTGAGGTCTCTGGTGGCCCATATGGTGAGGAAGCAACAGTAAAAGCTGCAGGTCCATTTTTTGCAATTCTAGGTTTTGTAATTTTCCCTTTTATTTGGAGTGTTCCAGAGGCACTTTTAACTGCAGAATTAGCCACAACTTTTCCTGGAAATGGTGGGTTTGTTATCTGGGCTAATGAAGCTTTTGGCCCTTTTTGGGGTTCTCTTATGGGTTACTGGAAGTTTTTCTGTGGTGTTATTAATTTAGCATCTTATCCTGTTCTATGTATAGATTATCTTAAACTTGTGTTTCCTGTTTTGTCTTCTGGTTTTCCTCATTATGTGTCTGTTTTTGTCTCAACTTGTTTGTTGTCTTTTTTGAATTATTCTGGTTTGGCTATAGTTGGTTATACTGCTGTTGTTTTAGGTGTGATTTCTCTTTTGCCTTTTGTTTTCATGTCTTTGATTTCATTGCCTAAGATTGAGCCTAGTAGATGGTTGAGTTTTGGTCAAGAGGGTGTGGAGAAAGATTGGTCTCTTTTTTTTAATACTGTGTTTTGGAACTTGAATTTTTGGGATAGTGCTAGTACTTTGGCTGGTGAAGTTGAAGAGCCACATAAAACTTTTCCTAAAGCTTTGTTTTTTGCTGGATTGTTGACTTGTTTGGGTTATATAGTTCCTTTGTTGGCTGCAACTGGTGCTATGCCACTTGATCAAGAGAATTGGGTTGATGGGCATTTCGCGAATGTGGCTTATTTGATTGCTGGAAATTGGTTGAAATATTGGATGGAAATCGGTGCGGTTTTGTCTATTATTGGATTGTTTGAAGCGCAACTAAGTAGTGCTGCGTATCAGCTTTTGGGTATGGCGGATTTGGGATTTATACCGAAAATATTTGGTGAAAGGTCAAAGTGGTTTAACACACCTTGGATGGCGATTTTGATTTCAACAATGATATCACTTGCTATGTCATTTTTGAGTTTTACAGAGATAATTTCTACTGTGAATTTTTTGTATAGTTTAGGGATGCTTTTGGAGTTTGCTTCTTTCCTTAAGTTGAGGAAAAAGTTCCCTACAATGAAAAGACCTTATAAGGTTCCTTTGGGattctttggtttgattataatGTGTTTGGTTCCGTCTGTGCTTTTGGTTTATGTGATGACAGTTGCGACAAAAGTTGTGTTAGTGGCTAGTTCTTTCTTAACATTGTTAGGGATAGTGTTGTATTATTTCATGAATCTTTGCAAGTCCAGAAGGTGGATTGAATTTAGTGGAGTAGGAGATAAattggaagaagatgaagatattgTTATATAG
- the LOC131603406 gene encoding uncharacterized protein LOC131603406, with product MDFQVVVLAGGVSKKLTPLVSKELPNALLPVANRPLLSYVVELLELSNLKDLIVVVEGQDAALNVGAWISGAYADRLHVEVAAVPEDVGTAGAIRAIARHLYAKDILIVSGDLVSDVPIGAVAATHRRHDAVVTALLCNSPVSGPLESVSSGGKDKTKKPGRYDLIGLDPTKQFLLHIATGAEVEKDLRIQKSILRAVGQIEIRADLMDAHLYAFKRSVLLEVLDQKCEFQSLKHDVLPYLVRSQLKSEVLLNGTPQAEENGTEKGISQKNQQMLSQILANASEPTFHLRHALSTNGSDSVRRTHKCCVYIAGSSKYCARLNSIQAYNDINRDVIGEASHLSGYSFSAHNNIIHPTAELGTKTTVGPHCMLGEGSLMGDKCSVKRSVIGRHCRIGANVKVVNSVVMNHVTIGDFCSIQGSVICSNVQLQERAILKDCQVGAGFVVTAGSECKGEVLAKK from the exons ATGGATTTTCAAGTCGTTGTTCTCGCCGGCGGCGTCTCCAAAAAACTCACCCCTCTCGTTTCAAAG GAGCTTCCGAATGCTTTACTTCCGGTGGCGAACCGTCCGCTTCTCTCTTACGTTGTCGAGCTTTTGGAGCTTAGCAACCTTAAAGATCTCATCGTG GTAGTTGAAGGTCAAGATGCTGCTCTTAACGTTGGGGCGTGGATTTCGGGAGCTTATGCCGATCGCCTCCATGTCGAG GTTGCTGCGGTTCCTGAGGATGTGGGAACAGCTGGTGCAATTCGAGCAATTGCACGCCACCTATACGCGAAAGACATTTTG aTTGTCAGCGGTGATCTTGTTTCTGATGTGCCGATTGGTGCTGTTGCCGCTACTCATCGACGGCATGATGCGGTTGTCACTGCTTTGCTTTGTAATTCTCCTGTAAGTGGACCTTTAGAGTCGGTGTCCTCTGGTGGGAAAGACAAAACCAAGAAACCTGGCCGCTATGATTTGATAGGGCTGGACCCTACGAAACAGTTTTTACTTCATATAGCAACTG GAGCTGAAGTTGAAAAAGATCTTCGAATTCAGAAGAGCATACTCCGTGCCGTTGGCCAG ATAGAAATAAGAGCTGATCTAATGGATGCCCACTTGTATGCATTCAAAAG ATCAGTTCTACTAGAAGTTCTAGATCAGAAGTGTGAATTTCAAAGCTTAAAACATGATGTATTACCATATCTTGTCCGCAGCCAACTG AAATCGGAAGTATTATTAAATGGAACACCACAAGCAGAAGAAAATGGAACTGAGAAGGGTATTTCTCAAAAGAATCAACAAATGTTATCTCAAATACTTGCTAATGCATCTGAGCCGACATTTCATCTACGTCATGCACTTAGTACTAATGGTTCTGACTCTGTTCGGAGAACCCATAAATGCTGTGTCTATATTGCTGGAAGTAGCAAGTACTGTGCTCGCCTGAATTCTATACAAGCATACAATGATATAAACCGGGAT GTGATAGGAGAAGCTAGTCATTTGTCAGGGTATTCCTTCTCTGCTCATAACAACATTATCCATCCCACTGCAGAGCTTGGGACAAAAACAACT GTAGGACCACATTGTATGCTGGGGGAAGGTTCACTGATGGGTGACAAGTGCAGTGTAAAACGATCTGTCATTGGCCGCCACTGTAGGATAGGTGCCAATGTTAAG GTTGTTAATTCAGTAGTTATGAACCATGTTACTATCGGTGATTTTTGTTCAATCCAAGGTTCTGTCATATGCAGCAATGTACAGCTCCAAGAACGTGCAATACTAAAAGATTGCCAA GTCGGAGCAGGTTTCGTGGTCACGGCAGGTAGTGAGTGCAAAGGAGAGGTATTGGCTAAGAAATGA